In a single window of the Solea solea chromosome 14, fSolSol10.1, whole genome shotgun sequence genome:
- the LOC131472703 gene encoding transmembrane protein 271-like: protein MKLSGKGLCTVLSSTLLFVCALSEVVVGLRCVSLGSTVKAHFHLGTAAGAFYSGLLVGVGQVLLGSALVCCVDRPGCRNFFLLGVVVFLLGVLTAFSGAVVDGDTASLVERKYSHYCFHSVFVNPACEQLREYQRSLVISTVLSTLECLLGLINLLTIKRYKAAQFSRSRQCQRQRQILFSEERDCSSADFQPVSYINLGVFSVFDETGAEVHCAGHPSIELPGYAPADPELNHCFPFSFPLPSELPPAYEDIFPAEACNT from the coding sequence ATGAAGTTGAGTGGGAAAGGACTGTGCACCGTCCTCTCCAGCACCCTCCTCTTCGTGTGCGCCCTGAGCGAAGTTGTGGTTGGATTAAGATGCGTCTCGCTGGGATCTACGGTGAAGGCGCATTTCCACCTTGGCACCGCGGCCGGGGCTTTTTACTCTGGGCTACTTGTGGGAGTCGGGCAGGTGCTGCTGGGCTCTGCACTGGTCTGTTGCGTGGACAGACCCGGCTGCAGGAATTTCTTTCTCCTTGGTGTTGTGGTCTTCTTGCTGGGAGTCCTCACCGCCTTCTCCGGCGCGGTGGTGGACGGGGACACGGCGTCTCTGGTGGAAAGGAAATATTCCCATTACTGCTtccactctgtgtttgtgaaccCTGCCTGCGAGCAGCTGAGGGAGTACCAGCGCAGTCTGGTCATCTCCACGGTCCTCAGCACGCTGGAGTGTCTGCTCGGGCTCATCAACCTGCTGACCATCAAAAGGTACAAGGCAGCGCAGTTTTCTAGGAGCAGACAGtgtcagaggcagaggcagatcCTCTTCAGTGAGGAGCGCGACTGCTCCTCGGCGGATTTTCAGCCGGTGTCTTACATCAACCTGGGTGTTTTTAGTGTGTTTGACGAGACAGGTGCAGAAGTGCACTGCGCGGGACACCCGTCTATCGAGCTGCCCGGGTACGCACCCGCGGACCCGGAGCTCAACCACTGCTTCCCGTTCTCTTTCCCACTCCCCAGTGAACTGCCGCCCGCTTATGAAGACATTTTCCCCGCTGAGGCATGCAACACATAG